The Argentina anserina chromosome 5, drPotAnse1.1, whole genome shotgun sequence genome includes the window tggtcgaacacctttgttgaaggcgtgtgacatccgagcttggtagcattTCAGGTCTTGTTGTGCATCAAGCCTTttctcgtccaaagcttctaactcttgaaggcacaacttgacattttcctcatttgtgagaccttcttgcaaagcgattctcaaTTATGGGATTTatttctctaatggtaacacggcttcgacaccatagacaagagaataaggtgtagcatttgtggctgTCCGATACGTCGTTCTATAAGCCCAGAAAGcttcgcccaatttctcatgccaatccctctgcttcttgctgacagttttcttcagaatgttacaaagcgttttattgaatgcttctgcCAAACCATTTGCCAAAGCGTTGTACATCGAAGAGAAGTGAAGCCTGAAGTGAAATTTCTTGCTCAACTTTTCTATTGCGGTATTCGAGAAGTACTTGGCGTTGTCCGTGATGATGCATCACGGTATTCCATAGCGTTGTATAATGCTTCCagtaatgaagtccacaacattttctttctttatttctttcagcgGTATCGCCTCCGCCCACTTTGAGAATGAATCTATGGCTGCcagaatgtacatatgacATAAGACAAGGATGAGGTAAAttaaatcaaaaatatataaagacAATGAAGCGGCAAACAATCAAGAAGAATGATTTGAAGATAGGTAATTCGCGCGTTCTAAGGCAACTATTTACTAGAATATTTAAGAAGACGATCTTTTAGACTTTTCGGGTTTCTCATACAAAATTACAGATTTTAATTTGTGAATCATATTTGAGCAGATTTTTGCTAGAATGTTCGTTTGAGATGCATAAATACCTTTTTGGAATGGAAACGACGAGATCTACAAGAGTCTCGTCAAATTAAGTCAAATAATGACGTTTTACTATTCTTATTCGGGATTTAATATTTTAGgctagttatattttcattttagaactttttttatttaggtttatttgtttcctttttaATTTGGATTCTTTAGGTTTCAATGTTAGATTATGACTTTGGGTTATTGATGCATATCTAAGCATCATCTTTCTTTGTATTTTGGATAAATTTTATATCAATAAACTTTTGAGTTTTCTCAATTATCCTGGTGGATTCGAGAAACTCTAGCCTTGTGGATTCAAGACTACCGTTGGTGAAGTCTAACGGGTTAGTTCCGCTGCATCAAATGGTATTAGAGCAGGTCTAACCTGTCTCTTTTATCTACTTTGATTATCTATGGGTGACGAACAACATGGTAACAATCTGATTACCATATCATAGTCAGGTGTTACTGCTTCATATTTTTCTACATCAATGACTGCTTTATCTAATTAGCTCAAAGAAATTCGTGAGTTGTTGGAAGAACAAAATAACAACCATAGCAGAGACAGGGAAGGATGAGCAAATGGGCGAAAGAATACTTTGAGTCAAATTTTTAGAAGCATAACAAGTTTCTGATCACATGTACGAGGAGAGTTTTCTGAATTGGATAGATGAGATTGAAACATTCTTTGAGATCAGAATAGTTCTAGATCATAAAAAGGTCAAGATGGTTGCTTCCCATCTCAAGGACATTGCTGCTGATTGGTGGGATGGATTACATAAAGCCAGAAAGATGCAAGGTAAAGATCATGTTAGAACTTGGAGAAAAATGAAAGGCCTTCTTAAAGAAAAGTTTCTACCAAGAGATTTTTCAATTAGGAACTACCCTTCTAAGgtggaagagaagaagataaagtAGGGGGTGTTCACTTTGCCTACTGTGAATAATAATTTTCTTAAGGAAAAAGGGGAATATATTGCAGTGGAGGAAGCCTCCCAAGATGAGACGCTCCACTCGAATTTATCAATGAAGAGGTAAGAGAAGAAATTTCATTTGTTAACATGGTTATTATTGTTGAAGAAAATTTAAAACCTCAGTTTAATTATTCAACATTGTAATTTTGGGATGCAAGACGAATCTGTTCAAGATGTGTTTGACAAACTTGTCTTTGGAGTTGGCTTCATGGTGGTGCCATCAGAGTTTGATGATGATCGTGTCTACAAGCCACATGTTCAGTTGTCTAATTTATTATGGGGATTGTTATCtacatgttcttgttctttatTTAAGAGGAACTCGAGGTCGAGTTCTTTTGAAGTGGAAGAGACTGATGCATGATAATGATGGGGTAAATTAaatcagaaaaatataaagacaAGGAAGCGGAGAACAATCAAAAAGAATATTATGAAGATAGGTAATTTGCGCGTTCTAGGACAACTAGCTATTGGAATATTTAAGAAGATTATCTTTTAGACTTTTCGGGTTGCTcatacaaaattatatattttaatttgtgaATCAGATTTGAGCAGATTATGGCCAGAATGTCTGTTTGAGATGCATAATGCTCTTTTAGAATGAGAACCACGAGATCCACAAGACTCACTTTAGTGAGTCCCGTCAAATTTAAGCTAAATAATAACGTTTTACTGTTTCAATTCGGGATTTAGTATTTCAGGCTAGttatattttccttttataactctttttatttaggtttatttgtttctttttttttaatttggattCTTTAGGTTTCAATATTAGATTATGACTTTGGGTTATTAAAGCATATATAAGCATTATCTTTCTTTATATTTGAGACAACTTTTATATCAATAAacctttgagttttcttaattaTCTTGGTGAATTCCAAAACTTCATGTGGATTCGAAAAACTCTAATCTTGTAGATTCAAAACTGCCGTTGGTGAATTCCAACGAGTTAGTTTCGCTGCATCAAGATACCTCAATCTCCGTATTCATGACTTTGAAGACAATGCTGAGTTAATCCAACCCAAAATCAAATACATTATTGGTGGTGTGGAAGTAGCAGTTTGCTctaaaataaattttcttgAAATGATCATGTGCTCATAAAAAAATAGATCAAGTTGTTCAGATATCTGGGAATGCACTACCCAACATGGTCTTGAATAGAATGGAGATGGATTCAAGCCTGAGATTGTCCCAATTTGAAAACCCTATTTGGCTAGTTCTCCATTGATGACACACACGTGTGAACTATTTGAGCACGAGTCAGAGTTTCTAATGGACATCTGTTTTAGCTTAACTGTGATAATCCTTTGTCACAATGCAGTTGCTCTTGAAGCTAGTTTATGCATGTTGCTAAAATTCAATTTGCAAGCTTAGATAGATCTAGGTCGTTTGATTTTAATCCTATCCTTAATCATGCTTACAAAAACATCACGGCAAGGTTGTCGGATTAGATATGTTAATGGCTGCTTTGGATGAATATACAGTTCACACATTATACTAGTGTACTTCTAGCCAAAACAATGTGCTTGGGGCGGCGCGGTTTTGTAATGTAAGAAGTGTACTTGCAGATTGCacatatatgatttttttaaaggatTATTATCCATTATCTTCTTGCAAGTTGACCATTAATCTAGCTACAAAGTAATCGAATTTCCGATCAGTTATAGGTGTGACCGTAATGTTGTGTAATTTAGTGTCAAAGAAAAATCTGATGTGTAATTCAGAATATTCATCGGGGACAATCGATACACTCTTCATCGTAATATCTAGTTGCAGGAGGAGATTAACATGTTAGTGCACGGTGTTACTGGTCTCccctttcaatttttttcaattttgtataTGCTTTTGTTTGGAGAAAGTAGGAAGAAAGATTGAGAATCTGTGGTGTTTGGTAAAGTTGAAGATGTATGTGTGCTTTTCGATACAGATCTGAGCTTAGATATTAGATTGATAGATTCCATCAGTGTTTGGATTTCTGGCTCATTTGGTTTTTTCCGAAGCAATCTTCAGGTGAATGGAAAAGAATTCGCCAATCTTTGATTCATATAGGATGTAGAAATGTCTAGAACTCTAAATGATTGAATGGATTGTAAGGAAAACGAATTTGCAAGAGATTATTGCGTGTTTGTTTTGATGAAACTTAGTTTTAATTGGCTGCTTTGTTTACAGAGTGTAGTTGTTAGTTATGGTAGCCTTTCCATGATATTCATATTGCATCTCTTCTTTTGTATATCATATTGTGCTTTCTGGCCGTCAAGAAATTTATATTGTATGAGCTTCCTAGTTTTTGGAATGAAAAACATGGTGGTGAGGTCTTGCTCATGATATAAATTCAACTATGTCTCAAGAAAGACTGAATGGTTTGACTATGTTATCAATTGAAAAGGAGTTGGCGGAAAAGGTTGAGTGTTCGTGCTTAATTGACACTTTTGCTTCCAAGAATGCAAGAAGAGCAATTTTTGAGTAAAAGGTACTGGTATTTGTAACTTATTTTTTCAAACATTATagcattttattattattgaaagttttattgttatgttttgttgtttcaatttttctcGTCGCTTCGAGCTCCGGAAATCTTAGAGCCGGCCTTGAGTGCACCCTACTCCTCCAGAAGATATCGTTTTTCTTTTAATGTTATTTTTTAGAGTTGTTAGTATAACAGTAAAAGGGAGTCTAGCTTGCAAGAGAATTAGAAAAGTTTTCAGTTCCACATTAATAAAGAGAGATTTCATCAACTATTTAATCGTGCTAGCTTGTGCGGCATAACAACACCGGGACATTGCAGCAAGCAACTGAAAATCTGAAACAAAGCAAATTATCCATGCAAAATTTATGTTACATATATTtcaacaacaatatatattcttTGAATTGGCATGATATGAAAAAGAGCATAATGGTAGAAAGAGTCACACGTAGTAGTTAAATTATAGAAACCACAAAGTTGGATATCCGAAAGTGTGAGCTAATATTGTTCTCCACGTACGAGTTGGAGTTTCTCATTCTCAAAGTTGTGGCAAATAGAGGCCTGGAAATCTCATGGAGTAATCTATTTCACATATCTTCTCCCCCCACCCCCACCCCCCTATCTTCCAATCTTATCACTTtctatgcatgcatatatttcGTAATAGTTTTTCAATAGAGCATCAAGGCCAGGTTGATACTCTATTCCGACGTTAGCATTGTTTAGCTTGTCACTACTGACTTTGTTTCTACGTAAGATTTAGATGGTTGATTCTGATTTTAAAGTGTGAAATTATATAAAGAGTGGACAAATGTAATTCTCTGTATCTATAATAAATTGATAGTATACAACAATTAATCAATGAGTCAAAACTCAGCAATTATAAATGTGAAACATGAGCTTGAGGTTAGgcatgaaagaaaaacacaccTTGAGAATCAGTCATACTACAATATTTCCTATCTTTTACCATAACATTAGAAATACCTCGattaaattttgataataGCATTCTAAATAATACAAAAATTGTCTAATATCACACGACTATAACTTGTAAAATGAATATTGTAAAAGAGAAATCTCCCCTCTTCTAATCTCTAGTTTACAAAACAGGTGGTGAAAGACATTATCAAATCTAATTACTTTCCAAGTATCTATCAAATCTAGCTAATTGCTTTCTATATGATTTATGATTCTtgtgaaaaaaattatagtATACATGGATGGATACTATACATTATAAATCAAATGGttgatattattttataaataatatttaaaaaaataatatttattttcaatCATCGAATCTATACTATGTAACCTGCATtagttataatatatataataaattaacccaaaaaaattagaaaatgaaCTCCGAGGGAGTGTGTCCCACACAAGATGGGAGGGAGTGTGGATAAAACGTGTGTTCCCATCCTCCAATCAGAACACAAAGAAATCAGAAACACACCCCGAAATCCCAACCCCATTGGCATTGCCAACTCTCGACTTCGCCAAAACCAAACCACAAACTCAAAACTCAGACCAAACCAAACATAAAGGTCAAATCTTTTTTGCGTAACCCACCAAACCCAAACGGCCAACTCTCCCTTCCACCAGCTCCCACAACCCCTGGTCGCATTTCCAATCAATTCCAGGCCTTTCGATCACGCCCTGCCGTTTGGGGTCAATGGCGGTCTCGACCAGCTTCGCCGGAGCCAAATTGGAGGCCCTTTTATTCAAGGCCTctgcctcctcctcctcctcttcttcttcttcttcttccactgCTTCGTATTTGCCGAGGCCCATTTGGACCAGAAAGGTTCAGAGAGGAGTGAGGTGCGAAGTGGCAGCCTCTGATGTTTCTGTTCAGGGTGGTCAGAGTGGTTCTTCTTCCAATGTCTCGGCTCTCGAGCAGCTCAAGACTTCTGCTTCAGACAGTaagtttctgttttttttttcacattaaAGTATTTTGCTTTCTGTTTGGTTTTGGTGTATGCTGTAATGGGTTTCAGGGTTTGTATTCAAATTCAGTTTTGTTCTTGCAAATTTTTGGTTTGGTGAAATTTGGCTGAATTCTGGAGGGTGTTTGTGTTTCTGGGTCTGCAGTATAGAATGCTGATTGATTAACAGGAGTGTTGTTTCTGTTTTCAAAATGTGTTACACTGTTACTGTCCCTGTAAGTATTTTTGTGGTGTGTAATTTTGGAGGAGTAGTGGAAAGACAGCTAATAtcatgtttctgtaatctgaAGATGGTCATAATTcataatatataatgatgatTGCAATACCTGTAGGAAAATATAACAGTGATATTGTTTATATACTATGACTTCATACTGAGAGGTTGCGAAGAACATTCATAATTTCATCATACCCCCTACTTTGTTCTATTCCTGGTCGTTTCAGGCTCTCGAAGTATGAAGGTTAAGGTTACCATTTATTGGTTTCATTTATATGGAATTTACAATTCCGAATTGCTTTCAAAAATCGAAGTCAGCaatgttcttgttttttttttttaaccatGGGTAAGGTTGTTGCGTGGCTTTTAGAACAAGATTTTTGGCTTTGGCTTCGTGTAACTATTATTGGTATTTTTGTTTGACTGAACTTTCCACTATAAATCTCAGGATATACGAAGGAAAAAAGCAGCATTGTGGTCATTGGGCTTAGTATTCACACAACACCTGTTGAGATGCGTGAAAAACTAGCCATTCCGGAAGCAGAATGGCCTCGAGCCATTGGGGAGCTGTGTAACTTAAATCATATAGAAGAAGCTGCTGTTCTTAGCACATGCAACAGAATGGAGATATATGTTGTAGCTCTGTCTCAGCATCGTGGTGTCAAAGAAGTGACCGAATGGATGTCAAAGgtaatcttttctttttatgtgTATCCTGGTATAAATTAGAAATGGTAAAATATCTAAATCAATCAGTTTGAGTTGCACTCGCTAAATTCTTAAAGTTGCTTTCCTAAATTTAAAACGAATGATTTCTAGGTCTAGAATAGTTCATGActatctttcattttttgttgacAGACAAGTGGAGTCCCTGTTTCTGAGCTATGCCAGCAccggtttctattgtataatAATGATGCTACACAACATCTCTTTGAAGTATCAGCAGGTCTTGACTCTCTTGTCCTTGGAGAAGGTCAAATTCTTGCCCAGGTGAAACAGGTTGTTAAAGTTGGGCAAGGAGTTGTTGGCTTTGGCAGGAACATCAGTGGACTGTTCAAGCATGCAATTACAGTGGGAAAGCGTGTTAGGACTGAGACTAACATCGCTGCAGGTGCAGTTTCTGTGAGCTCTGCTGCTGTTGAACTCGCTTTAATGAAGCTTCCTGAACCCTCTCACACTACTGCTAGAATGTTGATTATTGGTGCGGGAAAAATGGGGAAGCTTGTGATCAAACATTTGATATCCAAAGGTTGCA containing:
- the LOC126796120 gene encoding glutamyl-tRNA reductase 1, chloroplastic-like, coding for MAVSTSFAGAKLEALLFKASASSSSSSSSSSSTASYLPRPIWTRKVQRGVRCEVAASDVSVQGGQSGSSSNVSALEQLKTSASDRYTKEKSSIVVIGLSIHTTPVEMREKLAIPEAEWPRAIGELCNLNHIEEAAVLSTCNRMEIYVVALSQHRGVKEVTEWMSKTSGVPVSELCQHRFLLYNNDATQHLFEVSAGLDSLVLGEGQILAQVKQVVKVGQGVVGFGRNISGLFKHAITVGKRVRTETNIAAGAVSVSSAAVELALMKLPEPSHTTARMLIIGAGKMGKLVIKHLISKGCTKMVVVNRSEERVAALREELEGVEIIYKPLTEMLASAAEADAIFTSTASETPLFFKEDVTDLPAVGPETGGLRLFVDISVPRNVGSCVGDVDGVKVYNVDDLKEVVAANKEDRIRKAMEAQSIITEESKQFESWRDSLETVPTIKKLRAYAERIRVAELDKCLSKMGDDITKKTKKAVDDLSRGIVNKLLHGPMQHLRCDGSDSRTLSETLENMHALNRMFSLETEISVLEQKIRAKVEQTQK